The Corynebacterium minutissimum genome includes the window CGCAGCACCCGATAGCCCGACGTGCCCGCGCCCATGAGCATCATGCCCAAACGCAAGACGACGTCAGCCTCATACCCCATCCGGACATAGTCGGTGCTGGGGTGAGAGTTCATTAACGCCAGCGCCCCCGGAAATTCAGGCCACCGGGCAGGTTGACCCACATGCCACCGCGGGAATTAAAGGTCACGGGTCCGACCTTCGTCGACATCGACGCACCGGAGCCAGAGACGTTAATCCAGCTGTTCTTACCGGTCTTCTTCCGCTTGCGATAGTAAATTCCCATGCCAGCAAGCTTAGCGCGGATGCGCAACTGAGCTAGGAAGACTACGCTCAACATCGTGAGAATTAAAGCCCTGATTACTGCTCTTGCGACTGCTGCGGCCGTCGCCGTGGCCACACCAGCAGCACAGGCAGTTCCCCCGGGCACCGTGCACTCCGCCGCCCCAACCGAACAGCCCAACGCGAGGATCACGGCCATTTCCTACGCCTCCACCCTCATGAACGGTGAGCCTACGACCGTCACCGGCATGGTCTTCGAACCCAAGGTCCCGTGGAACGGGCCTGGTGAGCGGCCTACCATTGTCTACGCTCCAGGAACTCGCGGGGCGGGCGACCAGTGCGCGCCGTCACGTGCTTACACAGCACCTAGTGCCGGAGGCAGGGACCAGAACTTCGATGCTGCCGCAGGACTCTACGACTTCGCCCTATCGCAGGGCGTGCGTGTTGTGGTCACGGACTACATCGGGCTCGGCACTCCCGGCCACCACTCCTACGTGAACAACATCGAAGAAGCCCACGCGGTTCTTGACGCCGCCCGCGCCGGCCTCAAGCTCGCCGGTGCACCGGACACTGCCCCCGTCGGCCTCGCCGGTTATTCCCAAGGCGGTGGCGCAGCTGCCGCCGCTGGCGAGTACGCGGCCACCTATGCGCCTGAGCTCAACGTCAAGGGCACCTTTGCCGGCGCGCCACCTGCAGACCTTTTCGAAGTCATGCGTGCCGTCGATGGTTCGTCCCTTGTCCACGTCTTGGGCTATGCCATCAATGGTTTTGCCGAGCGCAGCCCCGAATTCTCACACGAAATCATCGATGAG containing:
- a CDS encoding DUF4236 domain-containing protein, which gives rise to MGIYYRKRKKTGKNSWINVSGSGASMSTKVGPVTFNSRGGMWVNLPGGLNFRGRWR
- a CDS encoding lipase family protein encodes the protein MRIKALITALATAAAVAVATPAAQAVPPGTVHSAAPTEQPNARITAISYASTLMNGEPTTVTGMVFEPKVPWNGPGERPTIVYAPGTRGAGDQCAPSRAYTAPSAGGRDQNFDAAAGLYDFALSQGVRVVVTDYIGLGTPGHHSYVNNIEEAHAVLDAARAGLKLAGAPDTAPVGLAGYSQGGGAAAAAGEYAATYAPELNVKGTFAGAPPADLFEVMRAVDGSSLVHVLGYAINGFAERSPEFSHEIIDELNPRGRKFLTDAETFCARDSMSAWGNVRTSELTNNGESFEELLRRKPAASRMLREQRLGQHALNAPMLVMNSPTDDIIPYQQARTMARDFCAAGGTVQFEDARAVNVRPGSGANHAAPMARSLLRGTRYLIDRFKDVPAPSNCQPAES